The sequence AGCGCTCGCGCGGGGGCCTGGGCATCGGCCTGACGCTGGTGCGCAAGCTGGTGCAGATGCACGGCGGCGAGGTGAATGCGCACAGCGAGGGCCCGGGCCGGGGCAGCGAGTTCGTGGTGACGCTGCCGCTGATGCACGCGGTGGCCGGGTCCGCCGGCAGAGGCCGGAGCACGGACACGCGGCGCGGGCGGCGCATCCTCCTGGTGGAGGACAACTCGGACGCGCGCCAGGCCATGCGTGACCTGCTGGAGCTGTGGGGTCACCAGGTAGCGGTGGCGCCGGACGGCCTGCAGGGCGTGGCGCTGGCGCTGACGCAGTCACCGGAGCTGGCGCTGGTGGACATCGGCCTGCCGGGCATGGACGGCTACCGGGTGGCCGAGGAGCTGCGCTCGCGGGTGGGACAGAGCATCCGCCTGGTGGCGATTACGGGCTACGGCGGCCCGGAGGGCCAGGACCGCGCGCTGCGCGCGGGGTTCGACCGGCACCTCGTCAAGCCTGTGAAGCCAGACGAGCTGGACAGGCTCCTCTCGACGTTGTGAGGGGGGAGTGACTCACGGGGGCGCGGTGCTTCAGCGCCGCCCCAGCGCGTTGGCCACGAGGCCGAGCAGCTTCACCCTCGAGGGGTCCAACTGACGGACGGTGCGGAGCAGGCGCCGGACCTCGGGCCGCTCCTGCGGAGACGGCGGCGGCTCGCTGGCGCGCGAGGCATTGGACGCGCCGTGCGCGGAGGCGGACAGGCCCAACAGCTCGTCCGCGGACACGTGCAGCTCGTGACACAGCTTCAGCAGCGTCTGCACGCTGGGCAGCATGCCACCGCGCTCCAGGCGGCCGTACACCTCGGTGGCCACATCGATGCGCTCGGCCACGTCGGCCTGCGTGAGCTCCAAACGAGTCCGGGCGGCGCGCGCCGCTGCTCCGATGGTGGTTGCGAGTTTCTTGTCCATGCCTTACCGACCCGAAACGTTTGGCCGCTGGCATAGGACGTATGGAGGCAGACAGACAGAACTTGCCGGGTCAGCCTCAAATTGTTCACCCGTAGGGTTGCTGTCCACGAGGTGGACTCTCGGGGTTCGGCTGCTCGTGCGGGGTGCGTCCCTCCCTCGACGGAATGCCTCTCGGGAGGGGTCCACCGGGGGTCCTTCGATACGACGGAAGGCATGGAATTGCTGGTGACCTATAACGTTGGACGGCAACTTTCCTACGGCTCCGGCAAGTCCTGCGACCGGTTCCTCCCCCCAAGGTTGGACGCGCGCATGGCGCTGGCGTCGCCGGTGGCACCGGTGACCCGGCCTCAGGGCCTTCATGCGGGCAGGCGGCCAGGCGCCGACGGGCCTTCGGGTGCCGCACCCCACGTGCGCACCGGAGCTCCTGAACGGAACCTAGGGTGTGGGCAGCCAGGGAGGCGGCCCCCCGAGCCTGCGCGGCCCGGAGGTGGAGGGGGTACGCTCGCCAGTCGATGTCCCTCGGAAGGCGAAGTCTGCTGCTGAAGCTGTGCGTGGCGATGGGCGTGGTGGCGCTCCCACTGCTGCTCGTCGTCCTCGGCTACGTGCTGCCGCAGTTGCGGGCGCAGCTCCACGAGGACCGGGTGCGCGGGCTGCGGCAGACGGTGGAGACGGCCTTCGGCATCCTGGAGTCCTACGAGGCCCGGGAGCGCGCCGGCACGCTGACGCGCCAGGAGGCGCAGGCCCAGGCGGCGGCGCTGCTGCAGGGACTGCGCTACTCGGGGATGGAGTACTTCTGGGTGAATGACCTGGACACGAAGCTGGTCATGCACCCGCACCTGCCGCAGATGCTGGGGAAGGATTTGACGGGCTACCGCGACGTGCGCGGCCGGCCGGTGTTCGTGGACATCGTCACGCTGGTGAAGGCGCGCGGCGAGGGCTCGATTTCGTACGAGGCCACGCGGCCGGGCTCTCCGGATGCCATCCCCAAGGAGAGCTACGTGAAGCTCTTCCGGCCATGGGGCTGGGTGCTGGGCACGGGCGTGTACGTGGAGGACATCGACCACGAGGTGGCACAGGTGCGTCAGCGCATCCTCGTCGCGGTGGGCGGCGCGCTGGTGCTGGCCATGCTGGCGGGCGCGTACGTGTCGCGGCGCGTGGTGCGGCCGGTGCGGGCCCTGGCGGACGCGGCGCACCGCGTGTCCCGAGGAGAGCTGCACGTGCGGCTGGAGGTGCCGTCGACGGACGAGGTGGGCCGGCTGACGGAGGCCTTCAACGGCATGGTGGCGGGGCTGCGCGAGGTGGTGACGGCGCTGGTGGACGCGGCGGGAGCCACGGCGGCGGACGCGGAGCGCATCCGCGTGTCGGCGGACGCGCTGTCGCACACCACGCGGGAGCAGTCGGAGTCGCTCCAGCGCGCGGCGGAGGCCGTGCAGGGGATGAGCGCGCGCGTGTCGCAGGGAGCGGAGGCGGCGCGCACGGCGGCGGAGCGAGCGGCGGATAACGGCGAGGTGGCGCGCGAGGGCGGCACGGCGGTGAGCCACGCGTCGAAGAAGATGGCGGAAATCGTCGAGGTGGTGGAGCGCTCGGCGCAGACGGTGGCGCGGCTCCAGGCGTCCGGGAGGGTGACGGGGGACATGCTGCGGCTCATCCAGCAGGTAGCGGACGAGACGCAGATGCTGGCGGTGAATACAGCGATTGAAGCGGCGCGCGCGGGCCAGCACGGCAAGGGCTTCTCGGTGGTGGCCGGCGAGGTGCGCAAGCTGGCGAACCGCACGCGCGACGCGGCGGGGCAGGTGCAGTCGCTGCTCGGCCAGAGCGAGACGGACACGGTGGCCGCGGCGGACCTGATGCGGCAGGGCACGGCGAAGGTGCGCGAGGGACTGAACCTGTCCTCGGCGGCGGGAGACGCGCTCGCGAGGCTGGTGGCCGGCGTGCGCGAGATTGGCGAGCACGTGGAGCGGATGGCGGAGGAGAACACGCGCCAGTCCGCGTCCGGGGAGAGCATCGCCGGGCGGATTCAGCAGCTCTCGGTGCGCTCCACGGAGTCGGTGGCCGGCGTGCAGCAGATTGCCCGCTCCGTGGAGGACCTGCGCGCGCGGGCCTCGCGGCTGAAGGAACTGGCCGCGCGCTTCACGACGCGGGAGCCGGCGGACGGGAAGCGGAACCAGGGCTGAAGGTCCGGCGCCCGGTGGAATGTCCCGGGTAAGGAAAACCTGGAGCAACCTGCTACGTTGCGCGCCGCTCCCGCGGAGGTCGTGCGCGCGTGTCTCCAGTCCCTCGTCGGCTCATCCTGCTGCTTGCACCCTTCCTCGGTACGAGGGCGCTGGCCCAGCCTCCAGCAGCGGGGCAGGGACGCGAGCTGAAGAGACGCCAGGTGTCCCTTCCGGTGAGCAGCGCGGCCCCGCCGGTGGAGCTGCACGTCGCGCCCGGCTTCCTGACCACCCTGGAGTTCGACTCGCCCGTGGACCGTGAGACGGTGACGCTCCATGGAGACGAAAAGCGCTTCGCCCGGCTCGAGGTCAACAGCCACACGCTCGTGCTCAGGCCCGCGCTGGAGCTGGCGCCCGGCGAGCGCGTGCTGCTGACCGTGCCCTTCATGGACGGACGGGCCCCGGCGCGGGGTGTCTTCGCGCTCGTCGCGCACGCGTCCGAGGTGGACGTCCAGGTACAGGTCTCGCGACTGCCGCGCACCGCCGAGGCGGTGCAGGCCGAATTGGACGACGTGCGCGCCGCCTGCGCCGCCAAGGATGCGGAGCTGGAAGAGCTCCGGGCGCGTACCGCCGCGAGCGGTCCGGCGGGGATGATCTTCGCGGGCCTGCTCGACGCGACAGGAGTCCAGGCTCAGAGACTCCCCAATGTGGAAGACAGGGGCAGGGGCATGCTGACCGCCGAGGACATCCTCATCTTCCAGGCAAACAGGTGGGCCGCGGTCGCGCTGCGGGTGCGCAACGCTGGCACGGAGCCCTGGGCACCGGCCGAGGCACGGCTTTCTCGCGTGGCGGATGGCGTGCCCCTCCCCGTCCTCGCGGTGCGCACGCAGGTGTCACGAATTGAGCCGGGCCGGGCAGCCCTCG comes from Pyxidicoccus parkwaysis and encodes:
- a CDS encoding helix-turn-helix transcriptional regulator; protein product: MDKKLATTIGAAARAARTRLELTQADVAERIDVATEVYGRLERGGMLPSVQTLLKLCHELHVSADELLGLSASAHGASNASRASEPPPSPQERPEVRRLLRTVRQLDPSRVKLLGLVANALGRR
- a CDS encoding methyl-accepting chemotaxis protein, coding for MSLGRRSLLLKLCVAMGVVALPLLLVVLGYVLPQLRAQLHEDRVRGLRQTVETAFGILESYEARERAGTLTRQEAQAQAAALLQGLRYSGMEYFWVNDLDTKLVMHPHLPQMLGKDLTGYRDVRGRPVFVDIVTLVKARGEGSISYEATRPGSPDAIPKESYVKLFRPWGWVLGTGVYVEDIDHEVAQVRQRILVAVGGALVLAMLAGAYVSRRVVRPVRALADAAHRVSRGELHVRLEVPSTDEVGRLTEAFNGMVAGLREVVTALVDAAGATAADAERIRVSADALSHTTREQSESLQRAAEAVQGMSARVSQGAEAARTAAERAADNGEVAREGGTAVSHASKKMAEIVEVVERSAQTVARLQASGRVTGDMLRLIQQVADETQMLAVNTAIEAARAGQHGKGFSVVAGEVRKLANRTRDAAGQVQSLLGQSETDTVAAADLMRQGTAKVREGLNLSSAAGDALARLVAGVREIGEHVERMAEENTRQSASGESIAGRIQQLSVRSTESVAGVQQIARSVEDLRARASRLKELAARFTTREPADGKRNQG
- a CDS encoding DUF2381 family protein is translated as MSPVPRRLILLLAPFLGTRALAQPPAAGQGRELKRRQVSLPVSSAAPPVELHVAPGFLTTLEFDSPVDRETVTLHGDEKRFARLEVNSHTLVLRPALELAPGERVLLTVPFMDGRAPARGVFALVAHASEVDVQVQVSRLPRTAEAVQAELDDVRAACAAKDAELEELRARTAASGPAGMIFAGLLDATGVQAQRLPNVEDRGRGMLTAEDILIFQANRWAAVALRVRNAGTEPWAPAEARLSRVADGVPLPVLAVRTQVSRIEPGRAALVVVESGAPGWPGGQPLRLELRGGASSPSLLILRFVF